Part of the Syntrophales bacterium genome is shown below.
TAGGGGGCAAACTCAAGGACGATGGGAAGGATTATCATCCCGATTATTAAAAAAAGCGGAGGCCCTATCAGGTAGAGCATTTCCCGCCACGTTGAGATCGCATAGAGCCCCGCGGTTCTAACCCGGACGCCTCTGTCAATCCTTTCCTTCCGCATCATCTCCATAACTTAGACCCTTTCTTCGAGCTCTTTCTGCTTGCCGAATATCCCGGATGGCTTTATGAGCAAAGTGATAATAATCGCCAGGAGGGCGACTACCATCTGGTATTGCGACGAGAGAAAGGCTTCCGTAAGGATTTGCGCAAAACCGATGATGAAGGACGCGAGAATTGTCCCGCCCCAGCTTCCCAATCCCCCGATTACGCTCACGGCAATCGCAAAAATCAGGACACTGTAGCCGACCTCCACGATTATGTTTCCCAGAGGCAGAAGCATTACTGCCGCAAGACCGGCCAAGCCCGACCCTAATGCCAGCGAGATAATTGCCGTCATATCCGAATCAATGCCGAGCATCATGGCTGCCCTCTCGTCCTGGGCTATCCCCCGCAAGGCCAGCCCCACCCTGTTGAAATGTGTAAAAAGATAGAGGGTAGCGAAGACAATAATGCCCACCGCAACAATAAGCAGTCGCTGGTAATCGACGCTCACCCCGAAAATATTCATGGAACCGGCGATAAAAGGGGGAAGGGTGAAAGTCATTCCTCTCAACCCTCCCCACCTCAGTCCTTCAAGAATTGCCAGACCTATCGCATACGTGGCGATAATCTCGGATATCTCCATTCCCCGTATCCGTATCAGGATAAACCTATACATAAAGGCCCCGATCGCGGCAGTAATGCCGATGGCAAGCACAATCGCCACCGGATAAGGGAGCGACCCAAACTTGTTCATAAAGAGCCAGGCCAAATATCCCGTTGTGATGTAGAGGGCTCCGTGCGCAAAATTGGGCATCCTGGCAATGCTGTACACCAGGGTAAACCCCAGAGCCGTCAAGGAGAGAATCACACTGTTTATAACTCCATAAACAATTATTTCCACGTCAGCCTCTATTCTCTTCAGTTATTTCATCCAGGGCGGAAACATGATTTTCCCTTCGGCCGCCTTGGGCGGGAAAATCTGCACGCGCTTTCCGGCCTGCCACTGAATAATACCGGTAACAGCTCCCTCCTTGGGATCCCAGGAGGGGATTATCTGATGGGTTTTCTTGTCAAATCTCATTCGCCCGTAAACCCCCATCAGGTCCTGGTTTTCCAGGGCTGTAACAACGGCATCCGAATCGGTGGTTTTGGCCTTCTCGATGGCATCTTTTAACTGATAAACCGCCATGTAGCTCGATGACGTCCCATACCCCTCCGGCTCCAGTCCCCATTTTTTCGTGTAGGCATTGACAAATTTCATCGTCCAGGGGGTAATATTGGCCGGGGCATTGCCGCCGTTGACGAGGTTAACAATCATAAATTCGCCCTTGCCGCCCGTGGCCTTCCAGAAACCCGGCTGCTCCGCAGCATTCATGAAGCCCATCGGCAGGGATTTCAGCTTCA
Proteins encoded:
- a CDS encoding branched-chain amino acid ABC transporter permease, which translates into the protein MEIIVYGVINSVILSLTALGFTLVYSIARMPNFAHGALYITTGYLAWLFMNKFGSLPYPVAIVLAIGITAAIGAFMYRFILIRIRGMEISEIIATYAIGLAILEGLRWGGLRGMTFTLPPFIAGSMNIFGVSVDYQRLLIVAVGIIVFATLYLFTHFNRVGLALRGIAQDERAAMMLGIDSDMTAIISLALGSGLAGLAAVMLLPLGNIIVEVGYSVLIFAIAVSVIGGLGSWGGTILASFIIGFAQILTEAFLSSQYQMVVALLAIIITLLIKPSGIFGKQKELEERV